A genomic window from Lutra lutra chromosome 17, mLutLut1.2, whole genome shotgun sequence includes:
- the KIFC3 gene encoding kinesin-like protein KIFC3 isoform X5 produces MNVEKTGGRLFGSGRCSSLGGPAGAAPMVHRMVEAMSQLQEEKARLQEELAAMQERLALRDSDQQATSTQLQNQVENLKEKLISQAQEVSRLRSELGGTDLEKHRDLLVAENERLRQEMRRFEAELQELRARPAAPCSGCEHSQESAQLRDKLSQLQLEVAENKGMLSELNLEVQQKTDRLAEVELRLKDCLAEKAQEEERLSRRLRDSHETIASLRAQSPPIKYVIRTVEVESSKTKQALSESQARNQHLQEQVAMQRQVLKEMEQQLQSSHQLTAQLRAQIAMYESELERAHGQMLEEMQSLEEDKNRAIEEAFARAQVEMKAVHENLAGVRTNLLTLQPALRTLTSDYNGLKRQVRGFPLLLQEALKSVKAEIGQAIEEVNSNNQELLRKYRRELQLRKKCHNELVRLKGNIRVIARVRPVTKEDGEGPDAINAVTFDADDDSIIHLLHKGKPVSFELDKVFSPRASQQDVFQEVQALITSCIDGFNVCIFAYGQTGAGKTYTMEGTPENPGINQRALQLLFSEVQEKASDWEYTITVSAAEIYNEVLRDLLGQEPQEKLEIRLCPDGSGQLYVPGLTEFQVQSVDDINKVFEFGHTNRTTEFTNLNEHSSRSHALLIVTVRGVDCSTGLRTTGKLNLVDLAGSERVGKSGAEGSRLREAQHINKSLSALGDVIAALRSRQGHVPFRNSKLTYLLQDSLSGDSKTLMVVQVSPVEKNTSETLYSLKFAERVRSVELGPGSRRAELGSWSSQEHLEWEPACQTPQPSARAHSAPGSGTTSRPGSIRRKLQPLGKSRPVPV; encoded by the exons GTGGGCGGCTCTTTGGCAGCGGGAGGTGCTCGAGCCTGGGGGGGCCAGCGGGTGCGGCCCCCATGGTGCATAGGATGGTGGAGGCCATGTCCCAGCTGCAGGAGGAGAAAGCCCGACTGCAGGAGGAGCTGGCAGCCATGCAGGAGAGGCTGGCCCTCCGAGACAGTGACCAGCAAGCCACCTCCACCCAGCTGCAGAACCAG GTGGAAAACCTGAAGGAGAAGCTCATCAGCCAGGCCCAGGAAGTGAGCCGCCTCCGATCAGAGCTG GGGGGCACGGACTTGGAGAAGCACCGCGACCTGCTGGTGGCGGAGAATGAGCGGCTGAGGCAGGAGATGCGGCGCTTCGAGGCTGAGCTGCAGGAGCTCCGGGCCAGGCCGGCGGCCCCCTGCTCGGGCTGCGAGCACAGCCAG GAGAGCGCCCAGCTCCGGGACAAGCTGTCGCAACTCCAGCTGGAGGTGGCCGAGAACAAGGGCATGCTGTCCGAGCTGAACCTGGAGGTGCAGCAGAAGACCGACCGGCTGGCCGAGGTGGAGCTGCGGCTCAAGGACTGCCTGGCCGAGAAGGCACAGGAGGAGGAGCGGCTGAGCCGGCGCCTGCGAGACAGCCATGAGACCATCGCCAGCCTGCGGGCCCAGTCGCCGCCCATCAAG tACGTCATCAGGACCGTAGAGGTGGAGTCATCCAAGACCAAGCAGGCCCTCAGCGAGTCCCAGGCCCGGAACCAGCACCTTCAGGAGCAGGTGGCCATGCAGAGGCAGGTGCTGAAGGAGATGGAGCAGCAGCTGCAGAGCTCACACCAGCTGACCGCGCAGCTCCGGGCACAG ATCGCCATGTATGAGTCTGAGCTGGAGCGGGCACACGGGCAGATGCTAGAGGAGATGCAGTCCCTGGAGGAAGACAAGAACCGGGCCATCGAGGAGGCCTTTGCCAGAGCCCAGGTGGAGATGAAGGCTGTGCACGAGAACCTGGCAG GTGTCCGGACCAACCTGCTGACTCTGCAGCCAGCACTGAGGACCCTCACCAGCGACTACAATGGGCTCAAGCGGCAGGTGCGGggcttccccctgctcctgcaggAGGCCCTCAAGAGCGTCAAGGCTGAG ATCGGCCAGGCCATCGAGGAGGTCAACAGCAACAACCAGGAGCTCCTGCGCAAGTACCGGCGGGAGCTGCAGCTGCGGAAGAAATGCCACAACGAGCTGGTGCGGCTGAAAG GGAACATCCGGGTGATTGCTCGTGTCCGGCCAGTCACCAAAGAGGATGGGGAAGGACCTGATGCGATCAATGCTGTGACCTTCGATGCTGACGACGACTCCATCATCCATCTGCTGCACAAAGGAAAGCCTGTATCCTTCGAGCTGGACAAGGTCTTCTCCCCGCGGGCATCACAGCAGGAC GTGTTCCAGGAGGTGCAAGCCCTGATCACCTCCTGCATCGATGGCTTCAATGTCTGCATCTTCGCTTATGGCCAGACGGGTGCCGGCAAGACGTACACGATGGAG GGGACCCCTGAGAACCCAGGCATCAACCAGCGGGCCCTGCAGCTGCTCTTCTCTGAGGTGCAGGAGAAGGCTTCCGACTGGGAGTACACCATTACGGTCAGCGCGGCCGAGATCTACAACGAGGTCCTCAG GGACCTGCTGGGGCAGGAGCCTCAGGAGAAACTGGAGATCCGGCTGTGCCCAGACGGCAGTGGGCAGCTGTACGTGCCGGGGCTGACGGAGTTCCAGGTGCAGAGCGTGGATGACATCAACAAG GTGTTTGAGTTTGGCCACACAAACCGCACGACGGAGTTCACCAACCTGAACGAGCACAGCTCCCGCTCGCACGCCCTGCTCATCGTGACGGTGCGCGGGGTGGACTGCAGCACTGGCCTCCGCACCACGG GGAAGCTGAACCTGGTGGACCTGGCCGGCTCGGAGCGCGTGGGCAAGTCTGGGGCCGAGGGCAGCCGGCTGCGGGAGGCACAGCACATCAACAAGTCGCTGTCAGCCCTGGGGGATGTCATTGCTGCCCTGCGCTCTCGCCAGGGCCACGTGCCCTTCCGCAACTCCAAGCTCACCTACCTGCTGCAGGACTCGCTCAGTGGGGACAGCAAGACGCTCATGGTGGTGCAG GTGTCCCCCGTGGAGAAGAACACCAGCGAGACATTGTACTCCCTCAAGTTTGCTGAGAGGGTGCGCTCTGTGGAGTTGGGCCCTGGGTCCCGCAGGGCAGAGCTTGGGTCCTGGTCCAGCCAGGAGCATCTGGAG TGGGAACCGGCTTGCCAGACCCCACAGCCCTCAGCACGAGCGCACTCCGCCCCCGGTTCTGGGACCACCAGCCGCCCGGGCTCCATCCGGAGGAAGCTGCAGCCCTTGG GGAAGTCCAGGCCGGTGCCTGTGTGA
- the KIFC3 gene encoding kinesin-like protein KIFC3 isoform X6, whose translation MVHRMVEAMSQLQEEKARLQEELAAMQERLALRDSDQQATSTQLQNQVENLKEKLISQAQEVSRLRSELGGTDLEKHRDLLVAENERLRQEMRRFEAELQELRARPAAPCSGCEHSQESAQLRDKLSQLQLEVAENKGMLSELNLEVQQKTDRLAEVELRLKDCLAEKAQEEERLSRRLRDSHETIASLRAQSPPIKYVIRTVEVESSKTKQALSESQARNQHLQEQVAMQRQVLKEMEQQLQSSHQLTAQLRAQIAMYESELERAHGQMLEEMQSLEEDKNRAIEEAFARAQVEMKAVHENLAGVRTNLLTLQPALRTLTSDYNGLKRQVRGFPLLLQEALKSVKAEIGQAIEEVNSNNQELLRKYRRELQLRKKCHNELVRLKGNIRVIARVRPVTKEDGEGPDAINAVTFDADDDSIIHLLHKGKPVSFELDKVFSPRASQQDVFQEVQALITSCIDGFNVCIFAYGQTGAGKTYTMEGTPENPGINQRALQLLFSEVQEKASDWEYTITVSAAEIYNEVLRDLLGQEPQEKLEIRLCPDGSGQLYVPGLTEFQVQSVDDINKVFEFGHTNRTTEFTNLNEHSSRSHALLIVTVRGVDCSTGLRTTGKLNLVDLAGSERVGKSGAEGSRLREAQHINKSLSALGDVIAALRSRQGHVPFRNSKLTYLLQDSLSGDSKTLMVVQVSPVEKNTSETLYSLKFAERVRSVELGPGSRRAELGSWSSQEHLEWEPACQTPQPSARAHSAPGSGTTSRPGSIRRKLQPLGKSRPVPV comes from the exons ATGGTGCATAGGATGGTGGAGGCCATGTCCCAGCTGCAGGAGGAGAAAGCCCGACTGCAGGAGGAGCTGGCAGCCATGCAGGAGAGGCTGGCCCTCCGAGACAGTGACCAGCAAGCCACCTCCACCCAGCTGCAGAACCAG GTGGAAAACCTGAAGGAGAAGCTCATCAGCCAGGCCCAGGAAGTGAGCCGCCTCCGATCAGAGCTG GGGGGCACGGACTTGGAGAAGCACCGCGACCTGCTGGTGGCGGAGAATGAGCGGCTGAGGCAGGAGATGCGGCGCTTCGAGGCTGAGCTGCAGGAGCTCCGGGCCAGGCCGGCGGCCCCCTGCTCGGGCTGCGAGCACAGCCAG GAGAGCGCCCAGCTCCGGGACAAGCTGTCGCAACTCCAGCTGGAGGTGGCCGAGAACAAGGGCATGCTGTCCGAGCTGAACCTGGAGGTGCAGCAGAAGACCGACCGGCTGGCCGAGGTGGAGCTGCGGCTCAAGGACTGCCTGGCCGAGAAGGCACAGGAGGAGGAGCGGCTGAGCCGGCGCCTGCGAGACAGCCATGAGACCATCGCCAGCCTGCGGGCCCAGTCGCCGCCCATCAAG tACGTCATCAGGACCGTAGAGGTGGAGTCATCCAAGACCAAGCAGGCCCTCAGCGAGTCCCAGGCCCGGAACCAGCACCTTCAGGAGCAGGTGGCCATGCAGAGGCAGGTGCTGAAGGAGATGGAGCAGCAGCTGCAGAGCTCACACCAGCTGACCGCGCAGCTCCGGGCACAG ATCGCCATGTATGAGTCTGAGCTGGAGCGGGCACACGGGCAGATGCTAGAGGAGATGCAGTCCCTGGAGGAAGACAAGAACCGGGCCATCGAGGAGGCCTTTGCCAGAGCCCAGGTGGAGATGAAGGCTGTGCACGAGAACCTGGCAG GTGTCCGGACCAACCTGCTGACTCTGCAGCCAGCACTGAGGACCCTCACCAGCGACTACAATGGGCTCAAGCGGCAGGTGCGGggcttccccctgctcctgcaggAGGCCCTCAAGAGCGTCAAGGCTGAG ATCGGCCAGGCCATCGAGGAGGTCAACAGCAACAACCAGGAGCTCCTGCGCAAGTACCGGCGGGAGCTGCAGCTGCGGAAGAAATGCCACAACGAGCTGGTGCGGCTGAAAG GGAACATCCGGGTGATTGCTCGTGTCCGGCCAGTCACCAAAGAGGATGGGGAAGGACCTGATGCGATCAATGCTGTGACCTTCGATGCTGACGACGACTCCATCATCCATCTGCTGCACAAAGGAAAGCCTGTATCCTTCGAGCTGGACAAGGTCTTCTCCCCGCGGGCATCACAGCAGGAC GTGTTCCAGGAGGTGCAAGCCCTGATCACCTCCTGCATCGATGGCTTCAATGTCTGCATCTTCGCTTATGGCCAGACGGGTGCCGGCAAGACGTACACGATGGAG GGGACCCCTGAGAACCCAGGCATCAACCAGCGGGCCCTGCAGCTGCTCTTCTCTGAGGTGCAGGAGAAGGCTTCCGACTGGGAGTACACCATTACGGTCAGCGCGGCCGAGATCTACAACGAGGTCCTCAG GGACCTGCTGGGGCAGGAGCCTCAGGAGAAACTGGAGATCCGGCTGTGCCCAGACGGCAGTGGGCAGCTGTACGTGCCGGGGCTGACGGAGTTCCAGGTGCAGAGCGTGGATGACATCAACAAG GTGTTTGAGTTTGGCCACACAAACCGCACGACGGAGTTCACCAACCTGAACGAGCACAGCTCCCGCTCGCACGCCCTGCTCATCGTGACGGTGCGCGGGGTGGACTGCAGCACTGGCCTCCGCACCACGG GGAAGCTGAACCTGGTGGACCTGGCCGGCTCGGAGCGCGTGGGCAAGTCTGGGGCCGAGGGCAGCCGGCTGCGGGAGGCACAGCACATCAACAAGTCGCTGTCAGCCCTGGGGGATGTCATTGCTGCCCTGCGCTCTCGCCAGGGCCACGTGCCCTTCCGCAACTCCAAGCTCACCTACCTGCTGCAGGACTCGCTCAGTGGGGACAGCAAGACGCTCATGGTGGTGCAG GTGTCCCCCGTGGAGAAGAACACCAGCGAGACATTGTACTCCCTCAAGTTTGCTGAGAGGGTGCGCTCTGTGGAGTTGGGCCCTGGGTCCCGCAGGGCAGAGCTTGGGTCCTGGTCCAGCCAGGAGCATCTGGAG TGGGAACCGGCTTGCCAGACCCCACAGCCCTCAGCACGAGCGCACTCCGCCCCCGGTTCTGGGACCACCAGCCGCCCGGGCTCCATCCGGAGGAAGCTGCAGCCCTTGG GGAAGTCCAGGCCGGTGCCTGTGTGA